The Triticum aestivum cultivar Chinese Spring chromosome 5A, IWGSC CS RefSeq v2.1, whole genome shotgun sequence genomic sequence AGATATGTTGGCCTTAGGAGTTTCATGAGTTTACTTGGACCAATGTATGTTTATTCTAATATTCTCTAGTATATTTTCATAAACCTTTCGTTGCTGTTACCGCCTATTTTTCTGGCTGTCAATATCTATCTTACACCAtgatctgatcaaattaaattccccTTTGCTTGCACATGGAGTATTTTGCCTGTAAGTCGCCTGCTAACTGCTCTGTGCTTACACTTGACTGTCACACAGAATGTGGGGCACACTCTTGGCTGATATTGTGATCCAAATGCTCGGGACAGATTATGCTAGGATTGTGCAGGCAATCTACGCTTTTGCTCAGGTGAGGTTCACTTTATCATCCTTCTCAGGTCTCAGTAGCTGCATTGATTCATATGTCGCCTTTGTTACAGATTCGGCTCACTCGGTCGTGTTACCTAGAATCTCATGAAGACTGACAAGAGCACAATCATTACCGGACAAGCCTAACTGGGCACTCTGATCTTGTCCACCATTACAGCTCCATAGTGTACATTCTGATCGCGCAGATCATTTCTGGCCGCATTACTTCACGAAGCTCTGCACCTCTGGGTAGTGCATAGATAACAGAGCAATTGGCAGATGGTAGGTAGCAAGGGCAGAGAAGAACAGCAACAGTTCAGCCCTTCAAATTCAGATGCGAGAATTTGATTGTAAAGCCTAGGAAAAACAGCATAGTGTCAGGATTGAAACTGTgtattagtagtactagtagtacttgaCAAATAGCTCACGATAGACATTTGGGCCACCTACTCTCCGAAGGCGGTAGTTGCGGATGAATATACATCGACTTCACACTTCCACGGGGTCCGAAGTTGTAGAACATGCATTCCATTCTGTCCCGGTTAAACAATGTAAAATAACGGCTCCCCTCGTCTTAAACTACTGCGCCCTACCTTTCAGTTAGGCAAGGCGTACTTCGTTGGCATTACTTCATGCTCATACCAGCCATCCATATATATCTTAAGACACATGATATGgttgcatcgcatttgcatatagCACCCTGTGCCGATCACCGATGTTTTCCCCCTCGCGACGTTCATCGGAGCAGTATCTAtccactccctctgtcccaaaattcttgtcttagatttgtctatatACAGATGTATCTAACTAGTTTAGATGCTGGTTTTGCTTAGGACATAAGATATCTGTGATATGTGCCTCACCGTCAACAAGTGCACTGGTGATTTTGGCAACCTGAAGATGGTCGTGCAAAGTTTTTACTAAACTTTACATGTGAGAACGCGAGGTGCTGTGTGCAAAGTTTCAATAGGAGACGAGCCATGCTGTGAATGAGCGCCATGTCTAGCTAGTGGTCTAGAAGGATGCATGGTCCATTGTTTATAGAGCTCGGCTCTCACCAGACCGCCGAAGCTTTCTAAATCCCGGGCATTTACCGCGTGAGAAGGAGCCGAAGGAACCGCTGCATGATCGGCACCATAAAGTGCGGCGCGGTCCAGTCCACGCCAACACCCGTCTTCTCTAGGGGTCGGGCGCGGCGACATGGCTGCTAAGATGGTGATCAGCCTGGGGGGCTCGCGGCGGCGGAAGCGCGGCGAGGTGCTGTTCCGGTTCGACTCCTTCTGCCAGCCCGGCTACCCGGCGCAGCTCGCCGGCGCGTTCCGGGACAACGTCAGGACCCTGCTCGGGCTCGCGCACCTGGAGGCCGGCGTCCAGGGGGAGACCAGGTGCTGGTCGTTCCAGCTCGAGCTGCACCGCCACCCGCCCACCGTCGTCAGGCTCTTCGTCGTCGAGGAGGAggtcgccgcctcgccgcaccgCCAGTGCCACCTCTGCCGTGTCATCGGTACAATACAGGCTTTGCATAACCATTGCACGCACGAACGCACGCGATTAGTCTGTCACGGGGAGATGATCGGTCGCGTCCGTGTCGCAGGTTGGGGTCGGCACCTGATATGCAGCAAGAGGTTTCACTTCGTGCTGCCCAAGAGGGAGTCCTCCGTGGAGACCGACGGGCTGTGCTACGGGATCGGccacggtggcggcggcgccgaGAAGGCGTCGAAAGGGACGGCGACCTCCAGGGGCCACCTGCTGCACGGCATCGTGCACCTCAACGGCTACGGCCACCTCGTCGCCCTCCACGGCTTCGAGGGCGGCTCCGACTTCGTCTCCGGCCACCAGATCATGGACCTCTGGGACCGCATATGCTCAGCCTTGCACGTAAGGTATATACGTATGTCTGTGACGTTGCAACGTACGTACGTACTCGTAGTATATATCGAACGCAAACGTATGTGTATATGCTCTGCATGAGCGAGCGATGAGTTCTCACTCACGTGCACTCACTCAACCTATGCTGTGCGTTGCAAGGACGGTGAGCCTTGTGGACACGGCGAGGAAAGGGCACATGGTGCTCAGGCTGCTGCACGGCGTCGCGTACGGCGACACATGGTTCGGCCGGTGGGGCTACAGGTACGGCCGCCCGAGCTACGGCGTCGCGCTGCAGTCGTACCAGCAGTCCCTCCACGCGCTCCAGTCCATACCGCTCTGCGTGCTCGAGCCGCACCTCTCCTGCTTCAGCCAGGAGCTCCCCATGGTGGTCACCAAGTACCAGGCCATCAGCGGGCACAAGCTGCTCAACCTCGGCGACCTCCTCCGCTTCATGCTCGAGCTCCGGACCCGCCTGCCGGCCACCTCCGTCACCGCGATGGACTACCGCGGCATCATGTCCGACGCGTCGTGCCGGTGGTCGGCCAAGCGCGTGGACATGGCGGCCCGCGCCGTCGTGGACGCGCTCCGACGGTCCGAGGCGCCGGCCGCGCGGTGGGTCACGCGGCAAGAGGTGCGGGACGCGGCGCGCACGTACATCGGCGACACGGGCCTCCTCGACTTCGTGCTCAAGTCCCTCGGCAACCACATCGTTGGCAACTACGTGGTGCGGCGCGCCATGAACCCGGTGACCAAGGTGCTCGAGTACTGCCTGGAGGACGTGTCCAGCGTGCTCCCGGCGGCGGTCGGagcaggagccggcgtgccgccgggCCACGGCAAGATGAGGGTGCGGTTCCACCTCACCAGGGCACAGCTCATGAGAGACCTTGTGCACCTGTACAGGCACGTGCTCAAGGAGCCGAGCCAGGCGCTCACCACCGGCGCGTTCGGCGCGATCCCGGTGGCGGTAAGGATGGTCTTGGACATCAAACACTTCGTCAAGGACTACCACGAAGGGATGGCTGCCACCAACAGCGGCGTAGTCGGGCATGTCTACATCAGCCTTTGCTGCACCTTGATCGTGAGGAACGGGAGCCCGGAGCTGGTTCCGCCGTACGAGACGGTGACCGTGCCGGCGCATGCCACCGTGGGCGAACTCAAGTGGGAAGTGCAGAGGCTGTTCAGAGATATGTACCTCGGCCTGAGGACCTTCACGGCTGAGTGCGTCGTGGGGATCGGCGCCGGCCTAGAGGCCAGCCCGGCGCTCGGACTGATCGGCGTGGGGAGCACCGTCGTGGTCGAAGGGGTGGTCGGCGAGCAGCAGGAACCGGCCGAGGAGGGCGACCAGAGGAAGAAAGCGGCTACCGTGTGCGAGGGGGGCGGCGACGTCGGAGAGAGGGTCGTAGACTGCGTATGTGGcgcggacgacgacgacggcgagcgcATGGCGTGCTGCGACATCTGCGAGGCATGGCAGCACACGCGGTGCGCCGGGGTCGCGGACACGGAGGACGTCCCGCACGTCTTCCTCTGCAGCCGGTGCGACAACGACGTGGCTTCGTTCCCGGCCTTGAACTGCTAGAAGCTGCTCGGTACCGCATACCACAATCGCTGCTAGTCTATCTACGTGTAGTATGACCGAGGACTTCAACTGTTTATATTGtcttttttttcgaaaaaaaagaTTGCCCCGGCCTTTGCATCACAATGATGCATGCAACAATATTATTAACTGAAGTCTCCAATAAGTATGCAGTACGTTACAAAAACTCAAAAATAGTTGTAAAAAAACAACAAAGCCACAATCGGCAAAAAAAGACAAGATGCCTATACAACTATCCTATTGTTGGATTGTCATCCAAACATGTTGTAGGTATTCTGTGGGGAATGTATTGGGTGCTCCAACCCTTGGAGTGCTCCGAGTGCTCAcacattttaaaatgttcataattttttgaaaaaaatctaGCACATTCACACAACATCAATGCATGTTATCACAAAATTTTAAATCAAAATTCAAAATATTactcgagatacaaaaatgacaaatttcaCATCAATGTGATAGTGGGCCAAATCTCaagcccaacttatgttatgtactATTTATTGTCGAATTCTTCATATATGTTTTTCTCGAGCTATTTTTCAAATCTTATTCTAAATTTGTGACAAtatacattgatgttgtgtgaaTGTGCTAAAAAATTTCTAGATTTTTTGAACATTTAAAAATGTTATGCCGAGTTTGGAGCACTGGGAGCACCCTAGGGGTGGGAGCACCAGATATTCTCCGTatcccgtgctaccgtctcccaacGGTGCACTCATGAGCCATATGCTCCTTGGCTTCCACACGACTGGGTaacgaccacgtacggatccaggAAGTTGCTCTGTAGATGACCTGCAAAAAAATTGTATGTTCTGTCTGTTAAAATGATGTCATTTCGACAGTTCCATGTGGCCCAAATCAATGAACACACTCTGACTCGAATATACACCGCTAGTTTAGGCTCCACCCATTTAACCGAGTCCCAAATTAAGGTACCAATGCTACTAGGTGGACTAACATTAAAGACCACGTGTACTGTGCGCCATAGTCTGGCTAGCAATCGATAAAGAGATGTTGAATCGactcatcatgatcacaaaaacacaCCTTTTTTGCTGCCCTCCAACAATGTTTTGCTAGGTTATCTTTAGTCAAGACTACTTTCTTATGGACAGACCACATGTTTTTAGAGGCATCTCAGTTTCCCTAATGAGGAGCGAGTTTGGGATTGGGCCAGTGTTTATCATATCAATATACATTGACTTTACTGAGAATGCCCCTGACACCAAAAGTCTCCAATGTTGTGTATCTGGCTTGTCCGACAATTTAATCTCCCTCAACCTACGCACGAGATGTAGCCATCTATCTCATCGCTCACCTAGCTACTAGTGATCTTCTGAACTAAATGTTCGAGGGAACCGATCCTAGAATTGTACTGGCGAAAGCCTCTTTCCACTGTACAATGTTGTAAAGAGTAGGATATTGAATGGCCAGTGGCGtgtcccctagccatgtatccttcCAAAACCTAACGATATTGCCGTTCCAACAATGAATTGGGTCATATTGAAAATAGCTATCTTTGTACGCATCAACCTTTTAGAGCAACTTCGAGTCGTAGTGAGATTTTTTTTCTGTACTAAGCAGAAATATGTGCATGCGGAACCCATGTTTGAAGGGAGATGTCAGATATTTTCATCAAGTTAAAAAACTTATAAAATAATCCAAATTCAGGGCAAGTTTTGTTGTTAACCTAAACAGGAATGTTTCGGTGTTAACCGTGTAATTTCAAATACTCTATTGATCATCTTCTACAAATTGCCAGAGTGCCAGTCACATGAGGTTGACTTGATATATGTCATCGGTCAAAATTGAGATAGTTGGCAGCGGGGTAGCCAAGCTGCCAAGGCAAGTGGCCTTTGTCCCCAACATGCGTATGTGGACTCCACGTGAATGTGCCGGGTGTACATGTATTTGGCTCGCACTTAAAAACTTGTTGTCCTTTTTATTTTGGCATATTAAGTGAGAGAGTGTATCAATGGCCTAGATCCTAAGAACAGACGTCCCTAGGACCAGAATAATTTTCCCAACCAGATTAGGCAAGGTATGTGTGGTTTCTCTATCCCTGTTTACATGACATAGCTTGGTGTCCTTCAAGTGCACAATGTAAGTTGTAGTTGCCCTTTGAAGTAATAATATGGATATCACAAAGAGTTGAGTAAATTGTTGGTTGCCCTTTGTAGAGGTTCGTTGTAATGTGCTTGCAAGTTATTTCTTGATTCCAAGCAAAGGCATAATGGTGATGGAATTAACAGAGATCGATTAAAAGTAAAGGACTCGATTGCATAGCAATGAAAGTAAAGAACGTGAGAGAACTTAGGAAACTATTGCAATATGTGTATGATGATACCGAATGGAAAATGTTCTATCATTGCAATATGTATATTTGTGAGAGCAGAGTCAATAATAAGATATGTAGTAATGTCTTAGTTCCATATCATGTAGAACCACCATCACCCCCATAGTTGTCTCCTGAGTACGGTGGTGATTTCCCCGTGGATGTGGCAAAAGCATAGGGGCCTCTTGTACCCAAAGTCTGCTAAGGGGAGAGATAACTTATGTCACCACGATGCCTTCAACCCCTCATTCCAATGACACTAACATCCTTCATGCACAACCACCAAGAACTAGGGAACTACTCAGACATTAAGGCACAAGACACGAATGCGATAGTCATATGGATCGAAGATGAATGACTAAAGCAATCCTCGTATAGATTCACAAAAAGTCCGGAATCACAATGAAAGAGTTTAGCGATTACAATGAGATGGATGTGAGAGTCGACGATGATGGCGTGAATGATGATGGACATGGTGGTTCTCGCTACCCTAGTCTCCGTGCTCAATTTATTGAGTGTAGGACAACCATACTGTGAAGATGGGCACAAGCAAAGGTACTTCAGCATGACACTTCATGAAATATCTGAAACCCAAAGTCCTCAAAAAATCACTCTAGCCACCTCGATTGTAAGTATTACTAAGTCCCGATACCTCCAAAACTTTTTTCGGTACTACACAACACTTAGGGTTAGTATCTTCATAGAACTCACACCCAATTTTTCACAGTGTTAGAATTGACGCACCTTTTTGTCCAATGCTACTGAGCCTATACATTTGATACATCTTTAACTTAACTCTCGCACTTCCCCCGCGTCGTCCCCACTAAGGCAACTCGGGTGgcacccaaaccctagccgccgggggcgagatctc encodes the following:
- the LOC123103926 gene encoding PHD finger protein PERSISTENT TAPETAL CELL 1 codes for the protein MAAKMVISLGGSRRRKRGEVLFRFDSFCQPGYPAQLAGAFRDNVRTLLGLAHLEAGVQGETRCWSFQLELHRHPPTVVRLFVVEEEVAASPHRQCHLCRVIGWGRHLICSKRFHFVLPKRESSVETDGLCYGIGHGGGGAEKASKGTATSRGHLLHGIVHLNGYGHLVALHGFEGGSDFVSGHQIMDLWDRICSALHVRTVSLVDTARKGHMVLRLLHGVAYGDTWFGRWGYRYGRPSYGVALQSYQQSLHALQSIPLCVLEPHLSCFSQELPMVVTKYQAISGHKLLNLGDLLRFMLELRTRLPATSVTAMDYRGIMSDASCRWSAKRVDMAARAVVDALRRSEAPAARWVTRQEVRDAARTYIGDTGLLDFVLKSLGNHIVGNYVVRRAMNPVTKVLEYCLEDVSSVLPAAVGAGAGVPPGHGKMRVRFHLTRAQLMRDLVHLYRHVLKEPSQALTTGAFGAIPVAVRMVLDIKHFVKDYHEGMAATNSGVVGHVYISLCCTLIVRNGSPELVPPYETVTVPAHATVGELKWEVQRLFRDMYLGLRTFTAECVVGIGAGLEASPALGLIGVGSTVVVEGVVGEQQEPAEEGDQRKKAATVCEGGGDVGERVVDCVCGADDDDGERMACCDICEAWQHTRCAGVADTEDVPHVFLCSRCDNDVASFPALNC